The Cloeon dipterum chromosome 3, ieCloDipt1.1, whole genome shotgun sequence genome includes a region encoding these proteins:
- the LOC135938356 gene encoding uncharacterized protein LOC135938356: protein MAQAGSTTPPQRRYNADFLSVPFTPLSLDMFFALLESAFDIEGITDEAVKYHILARDVMPHEIGDAARDLITSKPTEMPYTSLKNVLLQTLKPKSFTASVEKMQALQMGTLRPSEFLNRLRNCANDELRTNPIFIEELTKCWRNALPAGWHPALILASDLTKAAEAADALYDAYGAAMPSQAASAPATVSVAAVQKPKSLEARVALIEENIAKLLNLMEKDERGRQPDRGRSRSLNARLVQTDLCFYHDRFAKKARRCVNGCRHFQQFMKSRAENDKLENEKGAQQ, encoded by the coding sequence ATGGCCCAAGCTGGATCCACGACTCCTCCGCAGCGTCGGTACAACGCCGATTTCCTATCCGTACCATTCACGCCGCTCTCGCTCGACATGTTCTTCGCCCTGCTGGAATCAGCGTTTGACATCGAAGGCATCACCGATGAGGCCGTGAAATATCACATTCTCGCCAGAGATGTTATGCCACACGAAATCGGAGACGCGGCGCGGGACCTCATCACCAGTAAGCCGACTGAAATGCCATATACGTCATTGAAGAATGTTCTGCTGCAGACTCTCAAGCCAAAAAGCTTCACAGCAAGCGTCGAGAAAATGCAAGCCTTGCAGATGGGGACTTTGCGTCCTTCTGAATTTTTGAACCGCCTGAGAAATTGTGCGAACGATGAATTGCGCACCAATCCAATCTTCATCGAAGAGCTCACGAAATGCTGGCGCAATGCTCTGCCCGCTGGATGGCACCCTGCCCTGATTCTCGCTTCGGATTTGACGAAGGCAGCAGAGGCAGCTGACGCCCTGTACGATGCTTATGGTGCTGCAATGCCTTCTCAAGCAGCAAGCGCACCTGCAACTGTATCTGTCGCTGCAGTGCAAAAGCCCAAATCTCTCGAAGCTCGAGTAGCTTTAATCGAGGAAAATATTGCCAAGCTTCTCAACCTCATGGAGAAGGACGAGCGAGGACGCCAACCCGACCGCGGTCGAAGCAGGTCTCTGAACGCACGACTCGTGCAGACCGACCTTTGTTTCTACCACGACAGGTTTGCGAAGAAAGCACGCCGCTGCGTCAACGGCTGCCGCCACTTCCAGCAATTTATGAAGAGCCGCGCTGAAAATGACAAGTTGGAAAACGAAAAGGGCGCCCAGCAGTAG